A stretch of Halococcus sediminicola DNA encodes these proteins:
- the ccsA gene encoding cytochrome c biogenesis protein CcsA, producing the protein MNLGTALLALAFLALTSSTLILSRAYLADDEHYLGYTTPLVGIGATLLVSALVQLTYQFVVTDYSNAYVWQNTADYLPILYRITGVYAANKGSVLLWATIVAIVALVAIAARGVPDRHTRLVYALTTGVVAYFTAMLLSDSPFAPARGEFPNAPPGFVPASGQGLNALLVDPYMAIHPPVMFTAYALLTMPFAIGAAHFVSVLRGDGGLFAAWQGTLTRWLRLGWLFLTGAVALGGFWSYTVLGWGGIWAWDPVETAILIPWLFLTGTLHAVTNYRPGKRYTILAPAMTATVFALAIYTTTIVRSGVFRSVHSFADGGIGIAFLLLMAVTAVLGVGLPLGYWAWKNDDAGLTDGKLLTRSNLLHLAVLLFGLLTFVSLWGLSFPVLRNAITGLEVAVEPRYYNLWSYPLVLSVLLLLGFYMDFDVEGRRRSLVGLGVFAAATLLATFIAPSATWQLSSPRPTDAFVYRIIGSASVLSALPPVAYVILAMLKRGLVRIPAAVTRNAKLKELGIMLIHVAAALLVLSLPFMYLFGGQASVMAATGQGNIDSSAQQVPGSEYSIRVLNNTTNEFPRDPDLSDYALTAEQVTARGDTLNGSVQTLYGNVTAVRNGPQATVAQLDGSPIWVGLVDRNGTNVSLQPGQSIAARGQLLWEFVPQTDAVLLTGPQTIGPAADPPESVEPTRVIARGAAVAVYEDGDLLTSGVVGQREYVRQGGLQVRDVLIDRGLVSDTYVIAGVSDGTASITIKRVPMMTLLRVSLVLLLLGMGLVFIFDPRHGLAQRTSAAHSQSTADTEAAD; encoded by the coding sequence ATGAATCTCGGCACGGCTCTGCTCGCCCTTGCTTTTCTCGCGCTCACCAGTAGCACCCTCATCCTCTCGCGGGCGTATCTCGCCGACGACGAACACTACCTCGGCTACACCACACCGCTGGTCGGTATCGGTGCCACGCTATTGGTGAGCGCGCTCGTCCAACTCACCTACCAGTTCGTCGTCACCGACTACTCGAACGCCTACGTCTGGCAGAACACCGCCGACTATCTCCCCATTCTCTATCGCATCACCGGCGTCTACGCCGCCAACAAAGGGTCGGTGCTGCTATGGGCGACCATCGTCGCCATCGTCGCACTCGTTGCCATCGCCGCTCGGGGCGTCCCCGACCGTCACACCCGATTAGTGTATGCGCTCACGACCGGCGTCGTAGCCTACTTCACCGCGATGCTCCTGTCCGACAGCCCCTTTGCACCCGCCCGCGGCGAGTTCCCGAACGCACCACCCGGATTCGTTCCCGCGAGCGGGCAGGGCCTCAACGCGCTGTTGGTTGATCCGTACATGGCCATCCACCCGCCAGTGATGTTCACCGCCTACGCGCTACTCACGATGCCATTTGCTATCGGGGCGGCCCACTTCGTCTCCGTCCTCCGCGGCGATGGAGGACTGTTCGCGGCGTGGCAGGGCACGCTCACCCGTTGGCTCCGACTCGGCTGGCTCTTTCTCACCGGGGCGGTCGCCCTCGGCGGATTCTGGTCGTACACGGTGCTCGGCTGGGGCGGCATTTGGGCGTGGGACCCCGTCGAGACGGCCATCCTAATTCCGTGGCTGTTTCTCACAGGAACGCTTCACGCCGTCACCAACTATCGCCCTGGCAAGCGCTACACCATCCTCGCGCCCGCGATGACCGCGACAGTGTTCGCGCTGGCCATCTACACCACCACCATCGTCCGTAGTGGCGTCTTCCGCAGCGTCCACTCCTTTGCCGATGGCGGCATCGGCATCGCCTTCCTCCTGTTGATGGCTGTGACAGCTGTTTTGGGTGTAGGCCTCCCGCTCGGCTACTGGGCCTGGAAGAACGATGACGCCGGACTCACCGATGGAAAGCTCCTCACGCGCTCGAACCTGCTCCACCTCGCCGTCTTGCTGTTCGGCCTGCTCACGTTCGTCTCGCTGTGGGGACTCTCCTTCCCCGTCCTCAGAAACGCCATCACCGGTCTCGAAGTCGCCGTCGAGCCACGCTACTACAACCTCTGGAGCTACCCGCTCGTGCTCTCCGTCCTTCTCCTGTTAGGCTTCTACATGGACTTCGACGTCGAGGGCCGCCGCCGGAGCCTCGTTGGACTTGGCGTCTTTGCGGCTGCGACATTGCTCGCCACTTTCATCGCCCCCTCCGCAACGTGGCAACTATCGAGTCCGCGCCCGACCGATGCGTTCGTCTATCGAATCATCGGGAGCGCGAGCGTGCTTTCGGCGCTGCCGCCGGTCGCCTACGTGATTCTCGCCATGCTCAAGCGCGGTCTCGTCCGCATCCCGGCGGCCGTCACCCGGAACGCGAAGTTGAAGGAATTGGGCATCATGCTGATACACGTCGCAGCAGCGCTACTCGTGCTCTCGCTGCCCTTCATGTATCTGTTCGGTGGACAGGCATCGGTGATGGCGGCCACCGGACAGGGGAACATCGATTCCTCAGCCCAGCAGGTCCCCGGCTCGGAGTATTCGATTCGCGTACTCAACAACACGACTAACGAGTTCCCCCGGGACCCCGACCTCTCGGACTACGCGCTCACCGCCGAGCAGGTCACCGCCCGCGGCGACACGCTCAACGGCTCAGTACAGACGCTGTACGGCAACGTGACGGCTGTCCGGAACGGTCCACAGGCGACGGTCGCCCAGCTCGACGGCTCGCCCATTTGGGTCGGACTCGTCGACCGAAACGGGACGAACGTCTCGCTCCAGCCCGGCCAGTCCATCGCGGCGCGCGGGCAGTTGCTCTGGGAATTCGTCCCCCAGACTGACGCCGTGTTGCTCACCGGTCCCCAGACCATCGGCCCGGCGGCTGACCCACCCGAGAGCGTCGAGCCGACCCGCGTCATCGCTCGCGGTGCAGCGGTCGCGGTCTACGAGGACGGCGACCTGCTCACTAGTGGCGTCGTCGGCCAGCGCGAGTACGTCCGGCAAGGGGGATTGCAGGTCCGCGACGTGCTCATCGATCGCGGTCTCGTCAGCGACACCTACGTGATAGCCGGCGTCAGCGACGGCACGGCATCCATCACCATCAAACGGGTGCCGATGATGACGCTCCTGCGAGTCAGTCTCGTCCTTCTATTGTTGGGAATGGGGCTTGTCTTCATCTTCGACCCGCGTCACGGACTCGCCCAACGAACGAGTGCTGCACATTCACAGTCAACCGCCGATACGGAGGCTGCAGATTAA
- a CDS encoding CcmD family protein, with protein sequence MEPLLLAGYTALFVAFFGYVLYLQRRITRLERRLEDTR encoded by the coding sequence ATGGAACCACTGCTGCTTGCGGGATATACCGCACTGTTCGTCGCCTTTTTCGGCTACGTGCTCTACTTGCAGCGGCGCATCACCCGTCTCGAACGCCGGCTCGAAGACACCCGATAA
- a CDS encoding carboxypeptidase-like regulatory domain-containing protein, whose translation MNTRLTLAILLACLVLVPTTAAAAEISGTVTTDNGSTDGANVTIAAVSENFTAVGDPVRTSVSGSSFEAEVPDAPVHVVRVARGGATHYAVLREDNSTTIALNSSITGRVIDDNGEGRANTTVELVDESGFAVDRALTGDNGRFVFDPVESNESYQLRVSADGVPYQETVNTTVGERNVTVTTPAPTDDISVLSVANRSPAGHVLQVLAPQNESGVPSIVETISLRNMGERPFVGTVSINVPADAQPYSGMVDGETAQYRRAEGSVRLNLTVPANGTTQAGVAYDLRNRSFEKTLQRNTTRLAVVMQDYNVSAVGHSENLRVGNASISLLTNDEPLRANDTISVNLSGARAEGPHMDLGTPSAANANASAPSESSSLTPFPTVPVFGGLAMVVVGGLIAYRVF comes from the coding sequence ATGAATACACGACTCACGCTCGCCATCCTGCTCGCCTGTCTTGTTCTCGTCCCCACCACCGCCGCAGCAGCAGAAATTTCAGGTACCGTCACGACTGACAACGGCTCCACCGACGGCGCGAATGTGACCATTGCCGCCGTCTCGGAGAACTTTACCGCCGTCGGCGACCCCGTGCGGACGAGCGTCTCGGGATCGTCCTTCGAGGCTGAAGTGCCCGACGCGCCGGTCCACGTCGTCCGCGTGGCGCGCGGTGGCGCGACCCACTATGCAGTGCTTCGGGAGGACAACTCGACGACCATTGCGCTCAACTCGTCCATCACGGGCCGAGTCATCGATGACAACGGTGAGGGACGGGCGAACACGACTGTCGAGCTGGTCGACGAGAGCGGCTTTGCGGTCGACCGCGCGCTGACGGGCGACAACGGGCGCTTCGTATTCGACCCGGTCGAATCGAACGAGAGCTATCAGCTTCGGGTCTCGGCCGATGGAGTTCCGTATCAGGAGACCGTGAACACGACTGTTGGCGAGCGGAACGTGACCGTGACGACACCCGCGCCGACCGACGATATCTCTGTCCTCTCTGTTGCGAACCGCAGCCCCGCTGGCCACGTCCTGCAGGTGCTCGCGCCGCAAAACGAATCGGGCGTGCCGAGCATCGTTGAGACGATTTCGCTGCGAAACATGGGCGAACGTCCGTTCGTCGGCACCGTCTCGATCAACGTGCCGGCCGATGCCCAGCCATACTCGGGGATGGTTGACGGCGAGACTGCTCAGTACCGACGAGCGGAAGGGAGCGTTCGGCTCAACCTCACGGTGCCGGCAAACGGCACCACGCAGGCTGGCGTGGCCTACGACCTCCGGAATAGGAGCTTCGAGAAGACCCTCCAGCGGAACACGACACGGCTGGCAGTCGTCATGCAGGACTACAATGTCTCGGCAGTTGGGCATTCGGAAAATCTCCGAGTTGGCAATGCCTCGATTTCACTTCTCACCAACGACGAACCACTCCGAGCCAATGACACTATCAGTGTGAATCTCTCCGGCGCGCGGGCGGAAGGTCCGCATATGGACCTCGGAACGCCCAGCGCGGCTAACGCGAACGCGTCGGCACCCTCCGAGAGCAGTTCGCTCACGCCGTTTCCAACGGTACCGGTCTTCGGTGGTTTGGCCATGGTCGTTGTTGGCGGACTGATTGCCTATCGGGTTTTCTGA
- a CDS encoding ABC transporter ATP-binding protein, with product MNDNGSTTPPLRADQLEKSYGYFRAVDDVSFTIDRASTVGLFGPNGAGKTTLLRMLAGIVEPTRGRVFLNGVERTTDSHGSVGVLTHDSMLYDALTARENLRFHARLHGVETVAERCETVLDTVGLSHRASHRPDEFSHGLRKRLSLARALIHDPDILLLDEPYAGLDRRSIETLSDILNGFADRTVVLATHDLDRGFERCTRALIIADGRLEADLATDSLSSTAFERTYEQAIDLTEARS from the coding sequence ATGAACGACAACGGCTCCACGACACCGCCACTCCGGGCCGACCAGCTCGAAAAGTCTTATGGCTACTTCAGAGCGGTCGACGATGTCTCCTTCACTATCGATCGAGCCAGTACCGTCGGACTGTTCGGTCCTAACGGTGCAGGAAAGACCACTCTTCTCCGGATGCTCGCGGGCATTGTCGAACCGACGCGCGGACGGGTGTTCCTCAATGGTGTCGAGCGCACGACCGACTCACACGGTAGCGTCGGCGTGCTCACCCACGATTCAATGCTCTATGATGCACTTACCGCCCGCGAGAACCTCCGATTTCACGCTCGGCTCCACGGCGTCGAGACCGTGGCTGAACGCTGTGAAACAGTTCTTGACACCGTTGGGCTTTCCCACCGCGCGAGCCATCGGCCTGATGAGTTCTCACACGGGCTTCGCAAGCGGCTATCGCTCGCTCGCGCATTAATTCATGACCCCGACATCCTGCTGCTCGATGAGCCATACGCGGGTCTCGACCGGCGCTCGATCGAGACTCTCTCGGACATCCTCAACGGGTTCGCCGACAGAACCGTAGTGCTTGCAACCCACGACCTCGACAGGGGGTTCGAGCGCTGTACCCGCGCGCTCATCATTGCCGACGGACGTCTCGAAGCCGACCTTGCCACCGACTCGCTGTCGAGTACGGCGTTCGAACGCACTTACGAACAGGCCATCGATCTCACCGAGGCGAGATCCTGA
- a CDS encoding DsrE/DsrF/DrsH-like family protein: protein MSTETKSTGSESIENAAALEARIEELEDELAAVKSEENGQQMVIIATKGSLDMAYPPLILASTAAAFGWDVTVFHTFWGLEILHEEHSQELGLSSVGNPNMPIPNAIAALPGMDRATAKMMERRIADNDVASVEELVETSLESGVEMQACQMTIDLLDYDPDDFYDGVEVGVGAATAFQRMADADIQLLV from the coding sequence ATGAGTACGGAAACGAAATCGACCGGCAGCGAATCGATTGAGAACGCTGCGGCGCTCGAAGCGCGTATCGAGGAACTCGAAGACGAACTCGCAGCGGTCAAAAGCGAGGAGAACGGCCAGCAGATGGTCATCATCGCTACGAAGGGTAGTCTCGACATGGCCTATCCGCCGCTCATCCTAGCCTCGACGGCGGCGGCCTTCGGCTGGGACGTGACGGTGTTTCACACGTTCTGGGGTCTCGAAATCCTCCACGAGGAACACTCTCAGGAGCTGGGTCTGAGTTCGGTCGGCAACCCGAACATGCCCATCCCGAACGCCATCGCCGCGCTGCCGGGCATGGACCGAGCAACCGCGAAAATGATGGAACGACGCATCGCCGACAACGACGTCGCAAGCGTCGAGGAGCTCGTCGAGACCTCGCTCGAGAGTGGCGTCGAGATGCAGGCCTGTCAGATGACCATCGATCTGCTCGATTACGATCCGGACGATTTCTACGATGGTGTCGAAGTCGGTGTTGGCGCGGCGACGGCCTTTCAGCGGATGGCCGATGCCGATATTCAGCTTCTCGTCTGA
- a CDS encoding thioredoxin family protein: MRPRKLLTLVFIALLLSIGYLSMNAAPVLSDENFSYHGDTAWRTDFSEAKELANEQHTPIVLYFWTTWCTYCEDYNENVYPNETVQNRLDDFVKVAVNLDGDSSLQQQYNVNFPPQHVIITPDGEELVRITGYADREDFLSYLETANKRANGTEST, translated from the coding sequence ATGCGTCCACGGAAGCTACTGACGTTGGTCTTCATCGCGCTTCTGCTGAGCATTGGCTATCTATCGATGAACGCTGCACCCGTGCTGAGTGACGAGAACTTCTCCTACCACGGCGATACCGCATGGCGGACTGACTTTTCCGAGGCGAAGGAACTCGCAAACGAACAACATACCCCCATCGTCCTCTATTTCTGGACGACGTGGTGTACCTACTGCGAGGACTACAACGAGAACGTATATCCAAACGAAACGGTGCAAAATCGACTCGATGACTTCGTGAAAGTAGCAGTAAATCTCGACGGCGATTCGTCGCTTCAGCAACAATACAACGTCAACTTCCCGCCCCAGCACGTCATCATCACCCCGGATGGAGAGGAGCTCGTACGTATCACAGGCTATGCCGATCGTGAGGACTTCCTCAGCTACCTCGAAACGGCAAACAAGCGTGCCAACGGGACTGAGAGCACATGA
- a CDS encoding cytochrome c maturation protein CcmE domain-containing protein — translation MQRPFQDLTDTVMGIVYQSLSVRRKAKLLVTVVGILVLLGVLGATTISASTEFVTPTNVSAEHSGEWVNLEGRVADLETTGQRTTFNVTEDNQSVPVTHEGTLPDTMQEGRIVVAKGLYEDGRLEASQLSVRAHEGSERPASTE, via the coding sequence TTGCAGCGACCGTTTCAAGACCTGACCGACACAGTAATGGGTATCGTCTACCAATCGCTCTCAGTGCGTCGGAAGGCAAAACTCCTCGTGACGGTCGTGGGTATTCTCGTTCTGCTGGGGGTTCTCGGAGCGACTACCATCTCTGCATCGACAGAATTCGTCACGCCGACGAACGTTTCGGCCGAGCACAGCGGCGAGTGGGTCAACCTCGAAGGCAGAGTGGCTGACCTCGAAACGACTGGGCAACGAACCACGTTCAACGTAACCGAAGACAACCAATCTGTGCCTGTCACCCACGAGGGGACGCTTCCCGACACGATGCAGGAGGGCCGCATCGTCGTGGCGAAGGGACTGTACGAGGATGGACGACTTGAGGCGAGCCAACTGTCAGTACGTGCCCATGAAGGCTCCGAACGGCCAGCAAGTACCGAATGA
- a CDS encoding cytochrome c biogenesis CcdA family protein encodes MDDPTVAAVFLAGVLTILTPCCLPMIPVLVVGANGHSLRPVAIVTGSTITFTALGVLTGLMGSVTPDTIRAPFAVGMLVFGVVMADDDVNELYSKYSSRLTGRATAISGRIDEQRHPVGNGLLVGVFLGAIWLPCVGPILGGVLAYVGAMATVGQGAMLLFVYGVGFSIPLLIVAYVGQGSIRRLLDVTTGASGERFRTITGYAFVLLGVAILFDIDRLALASVVEWV; translated from the coding sequence ATGGACGATCCGACGGTCGCTGCGGTGTTTCTCGCTGGCGTGCTGACGATTTTGACGCCGTGCTGTCTGCCGATGATTCCTGTCCTCGTGGTCGGCGCGAACGGCCACTCATTGCGTCCGGTCGCCATCGTAACGGGAAGTACAATAACGTTCACCGCCCTCGGCGTGCTCACCGGCCTGATGGGGTCGGTAACACCCGATACCATCCGCGCGCCGTTTGCGGTCGGGATGCTCGTCTTCGGCGTCGTGATGGCCGACGACGACGTGAACGAACTCTACTCGAAATACAGCTCCCGGCTCACCGGACGGGCGACGGCCATCAGCGGGCGTATCGACGAGCAGCGCCACCCGGTCGGCAACGGTCTGCTCGTGGGCGTTTTCCTCGGAGCCATCTGGCTGCCGTGTGTGGGACCCATCCTCGGCGGCGTGCTCGCCTACGTAGGTGCGATGGCGACCGTCGGGCAGGGGGCGATGCTACTGTTCGTCTACGGCGTCGGGTTCTCGATACCGCTGTTGATCGTCGCGTACGTCGGACAGGGGAGCATACGGCGGTTGCTCGACGTGACTACGGGAGCCTCCGGTGAACGCTTTCGGACGATAACGGGCTATGCGTTCGTGCTGTTGGGGGTGGCGATCCTCTTCGATATCGACAGACTCGCGCTCGCATCGGTCGTCGAATGGGTGTGA
- a CDS encoding c-type cytochrome has product MSNGDSTLLLKPTLLAVGAIIGALVIAFAANGLLAFLGGGGIGSAESGGGDITELPGNWSGEKWYSKDLRDQGMRYKNETAGDEIQFVPKQMNNSTLPEDENRRELVKRGRELFANTSAEAPEHVGNDLSCANCHGGGDLPTVSGMVGQDIDMIPLVGTAAGYPEWTGRTERMRDMRQRIQGCFLRSMNAPNSSEGVPAYDSREIQAMESYLVWLNKGTPSGRVPYWRHIEKPEGESETNVSKVNPVRGADLYLQNCASCHGADGQGEEGQYPPLWGPESYNDGAGMGRLYTSAGFIREAMPYGSPHTFTDWQDVQDVAGFVNAHERPHLPRQPKDWKASGSPDEGIYYNRTQQRLGYDMNPMTKKLMLADIPIGSEPLNQSDIPNNVKRYDKPLRNESANGSWQTTWILPTGNTTANMTANATNASATANASTTGTANTTMDGNASSNATAAIRDTMASAMNGDGAERESRGQVASETRRATAT; this is encoded by the coding sequence ATGAGTAACGGTGATTCGACCCTTTTGCTCAAGCCGACGCTATTGGCAGTCGGAGCGATAATCGGCGCACTGGTCATCGCCTTCGCGGCCAACGGTCTGCTGGCATTCCTCGGTGGCGGTGGCATTGGAAGTGCTGAGAGCGGTGGTGGAGACATCACGGAACTCCCCGGCAACTGGAGCGGCGAGAAGTGGTATAGTAAAGATCTGCGCGACCAGGGGATGCGGTACAAAAACGAGACAGCGGGCGACGAGATCCAGTTCGTCCCGAAACAGATGAATAACTCGACGCTTCCAGAAGACGAAAACCGGCGAGAACTTGTCAAACGGGGGCGCGAGCTGTTCGCCAACACCTCCGCGGAGGCACCCGAACACGTCGGCAACGACCTCTCGTGTGCAAACTGTCACGGCGGCGGCGACCTACCGACGGTCAGTGGGATGGTCGGCCAAGATATCGATATGATACCGCTGGTCGGGACCGCCGCGGGCTACCCCGAGTGGACGGGCCGAACCGAGCGGATGCGCGACATGCGCCAGCGCATCCAGGGCTGCTTCCTCCGGAGCATGAACGCCCCGAACTCATCTGAGGGTGTTCCGGCATACGACAGCCGTGAGATTCAGGCGATGGAGTCGTATCTCGTCTGGCTCAACAAAGGAACGCCGAGCGGTCGTGTTCCGTACTGGCGACACATCGAAAAGCCCGAGGGCGAAAGCGAGACGAACGTCTCGAAAGTCAACCCCGTCCGCGGAGCGGACCTCTACCTCCAGAACTGTGCATCATGCCACGGTGCCGATGGACAGGGCGAGGAGGGACAGTATCCACCGCTGTGGGGTCCCGAATCCTACAACGATGGGGCAGGGATGGGACGGCTGTACACCTCCGCCGGCTTCATCCGTGAAGCCATGCCCTACGGCTCACCACACACGTTCACCGACTGGCAGGACGTTCAAGATGTGGCCGGCTTCGTCAACGCGCATGAGCGCCCGCACCTGCCACGCCAGCCAAAAGACTGGAAGGCCAGCGGATCGCCGGACGAGGGCATCTACTACAACCGGACCCAGCAGCGACTCGGCTACGACATGAACCCGATGACGAAGAAGCTCATGCTCGCGGATATCCCCATCGGCTCCGAGCCGCTCAACCAGAGCGACATTCCGAACAACGTCAAGCGCTACGATAAGCCGCTCCGGAACGAATCGGCCAACGGCTCGTGGCAGACGACGTGGATTCTGCCCACCGGGAACACAACAGCGAACATGACCGCCAATGCCACGAATGCATCGGCCACCGCAAACGCATCGACAACTGGTACAGCCAACACGACGATGGACGGCAACGCTTCGTCAAACGCCACGGCAGCGATTCGAGACACGATGGCGTCCGCGATGAACGGCGACGGTGCCGAGCGCGAATCTCGCGGACAGGTAGCGAGCGAGACACGGCGAGCGACGGCCACGTGA
- a CDS encoding heme exporter protein CcmB, giving the protein MAVKGFLAATYHVIRKDIVAELRTRQLTTTATVFGLLVVLTFAFSFVKTFADPRIVGRGALWIAFVFAGTVGVSETMAIEDENDALTGLLLAPVDRSAVYIGKVLSTTMFVLAVDLVTLGAAVVLLGYPIAAEMLLPLIGVLAVAAFGFSAVGVVVATLTVRSGLGQLAIPILLVPLVVPVLLSGVELTAALASGAPTGGWLRVLAAYAGILFLAGLATFEFVVEE; this is encoded by the coding sequence ATGGCTGTGAAAGGATTTCTCGCGGCAACCTATCATGTCATTCGTAAGGACATCGTTGCCGAACTCCGGACGAGACAGTTGACGACGACTGCAACGGTGTTCGGCCTGTTGGTCGTGCTCACGTTCGCCTTTAGCTTCGTCAAGACATTTGCAGACCCACGTATTGTTGGGCGCGGTGCGCTTTGGATCGCCTTTGTCTTCGCTGGCACCGTCGGCGTAAGCGAGACAATGGCCATCGAGGACGAAAACGACGCGCTCACCGGACTTCTGCTTGCGCCCGTCGACCGCTCGGCGGTCTATATCGGGAAGGTGCTGAGCACCACCATGTTCGTTCTCGCCGTCGATCTCGTCACCCTCGGTGCGGCAGTCGTCCTGCTCGGCTATCCGATTGCCGCAGAGATGCTGCTCCCACTTATCGGAGTGCTCGCGGTAGCGGCGTTCGGTTTTTCGGCCGTTGGCGTCGTGGTCGCGACGCTGACCGTGCGCTCTGGTCTCGGCCAACTTGCTATTCCCATCCTGCTCGTTCCGCTGGTTGTTCCAGTGCTGCTCTCGGGCGTTGAACTCACCGCCGCGCTCGCAAGCGGCGCACCGACAGGGGGATGGCTCCGGGTGCTGGCCGCCTACGCCGGCATCCTCTTTCTCGCGGGGCTTGCGACCTTCGAGTTCGTCGTCGAAGAATGA
- a CDS encoding cytochrome c biogenesis protein → MDSRLVKWGTLGFGIASMLLVFGVASETMYGVENSGNLLAYWHIALAWIASVALATTFVGSALFLRYRGRFWSRLAHSAGELGFLLATLTLIFGSAWGKVIWNSWWEWTDVRLVTFLVVWFIYAGYLVVYSVVDREGDERYAAVYGVVGFVTVPISYASTRLWTPTFHETTLGNPTVSANIDPLTLVVSLVAATLLYIYLLGLRIHLHELEDKVLVRNATRR, encoded by the coding sequence ATGGACAGCCGCCTCGTCAAGTGGGGGACGCTCGGCTTCGGCATTGCATCGATGCTGCTGGTGTTCGGTGTCGCCTCAGAGACGATGTATGGCGTCGAGAACAGCGGAAACCTACTCGCGTACTGGCACATCGCGCTGGCGTGGATTGCCTCGGTCGCGCTCGCCACGACGTTCGTTGGGAGTGCGCTCTTTTTGCGCTATCGGGGTCGTTTCTGGAGTCGCCTCGCCCACAGCGCCGGCGAACTCGGCTTCCTCCTCGCAACGCTCACGCTGATCTTTGGCAGCGCGTGGGGGAAGGTCATCTGGAACTCGTGGTGGGAGTGGACCGACGTGCGCCTCGTCACCTTTCTGGTGGTCTGGTTCATTTACGCCGGCTATCTCGTCGTGTATTCGGTGGTCGACCGCGAGGGCGACGAGCGGTACGCGGCAGTCTATGGGGTCGTCGGTTTCGTGACGGTGCCCATTTCCTACGCTTCGACCAGACTCTGGACGCCTACCTTCCACGAGACGACGCTCGGTAATCCGACTGTCAGCGCAAACATCGATCCTCTGACGCTAGTCGTCTCACTCGTTGCGGCCACCCTCCTCTACATCTATCTGCTCGGCCTGCGAATTCACCTCCACGAACTCGAAGACAAGGTACTTGTCCGCAACGCGACGAGGCGGTGA